One Phycisphaera mikurensis NBRC 102666 DNA window includes the following coding sequences:
- a CDS encoding IS5 family transposase has translation MRGRVASSSPMFFAIDLEERIRPDHPLRPIRRIVDRILGDMTADFDAAYADVGRPGVPPERLLKLMLLQALYGVSSEAKLFDRLDTDLVFRWFCGMDPAEPVPAATAFTHNRDRLIKHKLAEKFFTAVTKLAIDTGKVSTEHFSVDGTLIESHGSIKSFVPNATADAAQARKQHCGGDDQDHDKGPGGTGGFKSRNPEQDFHGQKRSNATHRSVTDPEAKLYRKGDGQPAKLSHMGHLLVDNRSGIIVGMKLSEANGFAERETALELVDTLKTTHGISARTVGADAGYDAGAFLRELEDRGATPHVAPSRERRPGGRRGPKKADRPKLAARLRNFRRKLRDRGYAISQRKRKKVEEPFGWLKSHALLSKARLVGRKRIQQQWHIAAAGLTLVRLRNLMAA, from the coding sequence ATGCGTGGCCGCGTCGCTTCCTCGTCCCCGATGTTCTTCGCGATCGACCTCGAAGAACGCATCCGCCCCGACCACCCGCTGCGGCCGATTCGCCGGATCGTCGACCGCATCCTCGGCGACATGACCGCCGACTTCGACGCGGCCTACGCCGACGTGGGCCGCCCAGGTGTCCCGCCTGAGCGGCTGCTCAAGCTCATGCTCTTGCAGGCGCTCTACGGCGTCTCCAGCGAAGCCAAGCTCTTCGACCGCCTCGACACCGACCTGGTGTTCCGGTGGTTCTGCGGCATGGACCCCGCCGAGCCGGTCCCCGCCGCCACCGCCTTCACCCACAACCGCGACCGGCTGATCAAGCACAAGCTCGCCGAGAAGTTCTTCACCGCCGTCACCAAGCTGGCCATCGACACGGGCAAGGTCTCCACCGAGCACTTCAGCGTCGACGGCACGCTCATCGAGAGCCACGGCTCCATCAAGAGCTTCGTGCCCAACGCCACCGCCGATGCCGCTCAAGCCCGCAAGCAGCACTGCGGCGGCGACGATCAGGACCACGACAAGGGTCCCGGCGGCACCGGTGGCTTCAAGAGCCGCAACCCCGAGCAAGACTTCCACGGCCAGAAGCGCAGCAACGCCACGCACCGCAGCGTGACCGATCCGGAGGCCAAGCTCTACCGCAAGGGCGACGGCCAGCCCGCCAAGCTCTCGCACATGGGCCACCTGCTGGTGGACAACCGCAGCGGCATCATCGTGGGGATGAAGCTCTCCGAGGCCAACGGCTTCGCTGAGCGGGAGACGGCCCTGGAACTGGTCGACACGCTCAAGACGACCCACGGGATCAGCGCCCGCACGGTCGGAGCCGACGCCGGCTACGACGCCGGCGCGTTTCTTCGCGAGCTCGAAGACCGGGGGGCGACCCCGCACGTTGCCCCCAGCCGCGAGCGTCGGCCCGGCGGGCGGAGGGGGCCGAAGAAGGCGGACCGGCCGAAACTGGCGGCCAGGCTCCGCAACTTCCGGCGGAAGCTGCGGGACCGCGGCTACGCGATCAGCCAGCGGAAACGCAAGAAAGTGGAGGAGCCGTTTGGCTGGTTGAAGAGCCACGCACTCTTGAGCAAGGCGCGTCTGGTGGGTCGAAAGCGGATCCAACAGCAGTGGCACATCGCCGCGGCGGGGCTGACGCTGGTGAGGCTGAGGAACCTGATGGCGGCGTAG
- a CDS encoding APC family permease — MNATPLRRRVGLPGAVLLGLGSMVGTGVFVGLGLAAAEVGSGAELTLAIVLAGGLALCNALSSAQLAAAHPVAGGTYAYGRAYLTPWLGAAAGAWFLAAKGASASAAALAAAAYGLSFVAPDAGGRGLEAALGLGLVGMLAAVVLQGIRRSVAVNAGIVGLTVLSLLAFCVAVVRIGPTWHQKEAWVPPDPTPAAGLAAAVALVFVAYTGYGRIATLAEEVEDPRRTIPRAVGWTLGVTILLYGAVAAAASHAVGFDAFAAVGRAGGPTLLTTLMMAGDPFEPHGLRVAARLLLILGAGVAMVGVLMNLLLGLSRVVLAMGRTGDLPRKLARVDAAGTTPGPAVVAVAIGVGLLVLFGSVPLAWTLSAAAVLAYYAVTNAAALRLPRRDRRFPRAVSWLGLLGCTGLAFTLPVWSWATALAVGSVGVAWHRFAGAGRGRS; from the coding sequence ATGAACGCGACGCCACTCCGCCGCCGGGTCGGCCTCCCCGGCGCGGTCCTGCTGGGGCTGGGGTCGATGGTCGGCACCGGCGTCTTCGTCGGGCTCGGGCTCGCGGCGGCGGAGGTCGGCAGCGGGGCGGAGCTGACGCTGGCGATCGTGCTCGCGGGGGGGCTGGCGCTGTGCAACGCGCTCTCCTCGGCGCAGCTCGCGGCGGCACACCCGGTGGCGGGCGGCACCTACGCGTACGGGCGGGCGTACCTCACACCCTGGCTGGGCGCGGCGGCGGGGGCGTGGTTCCTGGCGGCCAAGGGCGCGAGCGCCTCGGCGGCGGCGCTGGCGGCGGCGGCGTACGGGCTGTCCTTCGTCGCGCCCGACGCGGGCGGCCGCGGGCTGGAGGCCGCGCTCGGGCTCGGGCTGGTCGGGATGCTCGCGGCGGTGGTGCTGCAGGGGATCCGGCGGTCGGTGGCGGTGAACGCGGGGATCGTGGGGCTCACGGTGCTGTCGCTGCTGGCGTTCTGCGTCGCGGTCGTCCGGATCGGCCCGACCTGGCACCAGAAGGAGGCTTGGGTGCCGCCGGACCCGACGCCCGCGGCCGGCCTCGCCGCCGCGGTCGCGCTCGTGTTCGTCGCCTACACCGGGTACGGCCGCATCGCGACGCTGGCGGAGGAGGTCGAGGACCCGCGGCGGACGATTCCGCGTGCGGTCGGCTGGACGCTGGGCGTGACGATCCTGCTGTACGGCGCCGTCGCGGCCGCGGCCTCGCACGCGGTCGGCTTCGACGCCTTCGCCGCGGTGGGACGCGCAGGCGGCCCGACGCTGCTCACGACGCTCATGATGGCGGGCGATCCTTTCGAGCCGCACGGCCTCCGCGTGGCGGCCCGCCTCCTGCTGATCCTCGGCGCCGGCGTCGCGATGGTCGGCGTGCTCATGAACCTCCTGCTCGGCCTCTCCCGCGTGGTGCTCGCGATGGGCCGCACCGGCGACCTGCCCAGGAAGCTCGCCCGGGTGGACGCCGCGGGCACCACCCCCGGCCCCGCCGTCGTCGCGGTCGCGATCGGCGTCGGCCTGCTCGTGCTCTTCGGCTCGGTTCCCCTCGCCTGGACGCTCTCCGCCGCGGCCGTGCTCGCCTACTACGCGGTCACGAACGCGGCGGCCCTGCGGCTCCCGCGCAGAGACCGCCGCTTCCCCCGGGCGGTCTCCTGGCTCGGCCTGCTCGGCTGCACCGGCCTCGCTTTCACGCTCCCGGTGTGGAGCTGGGCCACCGCCCTGGCCGTCGGCTCCGTGGGCGTCGCCTGGCACCGCTTCGCCGGCGCCGGCCGCGGCCGCTCGTAG
- the odhB gene encoding 2-oxoglutarate dehydrogenase complex dihydrolipoyllysine-residue succinyltransferase, with amino-acid sequence MAIDLIVPEVGESITEVQIGRWLKKEGESVAKDEPLVEIETDKVTVELPAPEAGVLGKVLKAEGDEAAVGDKIGELGEGDGSAATDPDAIPQPTDPADRKAGGAGGGDGKPATGDDQYRASGDDDASPKASPTGADTVVMPAARRLLDESGLDLGQVTATGPGGRVLKEDVQKAIDSGAKPGAKSDGKPEPKAQPAKAEPADGGSGETVKPMTPLRRTIASSLVKAQQTAALLTTFNEVDMTEVMSLRSRHKELFQETHGAKLGFMSFFVKATVEALKRFPAVNAEVRGTDVVYKDRYDVGIAIGGGKGLVVPVLRDCAAMSFAQIESQIVTYAKAAQANKLKLDQLTGGSFTITNGGVYGSLLSTPIVNPPQSGVLGMHGIVRRPIAVGKGADERVEIRPMMYLALTYDHRVVDGREAVTFLNVVKNAIEDPARMLLEL; translated from the coding sequence ATGGCCATTGATCTCATCGTTCCCGAAGTCGGCGAGTCCATCACCGAGGTCCAGATCGGCCGCTGGCTGAAGAAGGAGGGCGAGTCGGTCGCCAAGGACGAGCCGCTCGTGGAGATCGAGACCGACAAGGTGACGGTCGAGCTGCCGGCCCCCGAGGCCGGCGTGCTGGGCAAGGTCCTCAAGGCCGAGGGCGACGAGGCCGCGGTGGGCGACAAGATCGGCGAGCTGGGGGAGGGCGACGGCTCGGCGGCGACCGACCCCGACGCGATCCCTCAGCCGACCGACCCGGCCGACCGCAAGGCGGGCGGAGCGGGCGGCGGCGACGGCAAGCCGGCCACCGGCGACGACCAGTACCGCGCCAGCGGGGACGACGACGCCTCGCCGAAGGCGTCGCCCACCGGCGCCGACACCGTCGTCATGCCCGCGGCCCGCCGCCTGCTCGACGAGAGCGGCCTGGACCTCGGCCAGGTCACCGCCACCGGCCCCGGCGGCCGCGTCCTCAAGGAGGACGTGCAGAAGGCGATCGACTCGGGCGCGAAGCCGGGGGCGAAGAGCGACGGGAAGCCGGAGCCGAAGGCCCAACCGGCAAAGGCCGAGCCCGCCGACGGGGGTTCGGGGGAGACGGTCAAGCCGATGACGCCGCTGCGTCGCACCATCGCGTCGAGCCTCGTGAAGGCCCAGCAGACCGCCGCGCTGCTCACCACCTTCAACGAGGTGGACATGACCGAGGTGATGTCGCTCCGCTCCCGCCACAAGGAGCTCTTCCAGGAGACGCACGGCGCGAAGCTCGGCTTCATGTCCTTCTTCGTGAAGGCGACGGTGGAGGCGCTCAAGCGCTTCCCCGCCGTGAACGCGGAGGTCCGCGGGACCGACGTCGTCTACAAGGACCGCTACGACGTGGGCATCGCCATCGGCGGCGGCAAGGGCCTCGTGGTGCCTGTGCTCCGCGACTGCGCGGCCATGAGCTTCGCGCAGATCGAGTCGCAGATCGTCACCTACGCCAAGGCGGCGCAGGCGAACAAGCTCAAGCTCGATCAGCTCACCGGCGGCAGCTTCACGATCACCAACGGCGGCGTGTACGGCTCTTTGCTCTCCACGCCCATCGTGAACCCGCCGCAGAGCGGCGTGCTCGGCATGCACGGCATCGTCCGCCGCCCGATCGCGGTGGGCAAGGGAGCCGACGAGCGGGTCGAGATCCGGCCGATGATGTACCTCGCGCTCACCTACGACCACCGCGTCGTCGACGGCCGCGAGGCGGTGACCTTCCTCAACGTCGTCAAGAACGCGATCGAGGACCCCGCCCGCATGCTGCTGGAGCTCTGA
- a CDS encoding sensor domain-containing diguanylate cyclase gives MLDRAVTIHRVAALLRILWRDTGPRAAGSALAVLLVALCGSGWLLHAARAADQGRFEAKHAAAAALLTDRFDDHRRVLRGLSTLFAAEPDLSRDAFRRAVAALDRAGELPAAVAIGYVRAVAPEEAPGFVAEARRTGAPGFEVRVPRDAATPRPAAGAQRLIVAYVEPADGDLPVLGLDLASEPRRLAAAEAAERTGRTSLSDPIHLIRGNPPGLGFLALRAVGDAGPDRAPGTQRAWVYLALRAEPLLGGLGEASGGELRTRVFAAASGWEPLGGDELPGSDTPLRASRILTLGGKRWRLDAVAGRGFAHASRAPASALAASGFAAAAIVLLFFRTESLNRRRRRAETRRQAVEAQARLLAAATQDTLTGLLNRTAFTERLEAAVEAAPWRPHQHHAVLFLDFDRFKEVNDTLGHAAGDALLASIAQRLEAGLRHDDAATAGRIGGDEFVVLLEGLRCPDDAVAVAERLLDDLAHPHEIRAGTVVSTASIGVAVGGPGVDDAPSLLSAADAAMYAAKRAGRSAVRVHEPAGAAPRWGRLAA, from the coding sequence ATGCTTGACCGAGCCGTCACGATCCACCGCGTTGCCGCGCTGCTGCGGATCCTCTGGCGGGACACCGGGCCGCGGGCGGCGGGCTCGGCCCTGGCCGTCCTGCTCGTTGCGCTCTGCGGCTCCGGCTGGCTGTTGCACGCCGCCCGGGCCGCCGACCAAGGCCGCTTCGAGGCGAAGCACGCGGCGGCCGCCGCGCTCCTCACCGACCGCTTCGACGACCACCGCCGGGTGCTCCGGGGGCTCTCCACGCTCTTCGCCGCCGAGCCCGACCTCAGCCGGGATGCCTTCCGCCGGGCGGTGGCGGCGCTGGACCGCGCGGGCGAGCTGCCCGCGGCGGTCGCGATCGGTTACGTGCGGGCCGTGGCCCCCGAAGAAGCACCGGGCTTCGTCGCCGAGGCCCGGCGGACCGGGGCCCCCGGCTTCGAGGTCCGGGTGCCGCGGGACGCCGCCACGCCGCGTCCCGCCGCCGGGGCCCAGCGGCTGATCGTGGCGTACGTGGAGCCCGCCGACGGCGACCTGCCGGTGCTGGGCCTGGACCTCGCGTCGGAGCCGCGGCGGCTGGCGGCGGCCGAGGCGGCGGAGCGGACGGGCAGGACCAGCCTCAGCGACCCGATCCACCTGATCCGCGGCAACCCCCCGGGGCTGGGCTTCCTCGCCCTCCGCGCCGTGGGCGACGCCGGCCCGGACCGGGCGCCCGGGACGCAGCGCGCCTGGGTCTACCTGGCGCTGCGGGCCGAGCCGCTGCTCGGCGGGCTCGGGGAGGCCTCCGGCGGCGAGCTGCGGACGCGGGTGTTCGCGGCGGCTTCCGGGTGGGAGCCGCTTGGCGGCGACGAGCTGCCCGGGAGCGACACGCCGCTGCGGGCCTCGCGCATCCTCACGCTCGGCGGCAAGCGCTGGCGCCTGGACGCCGTGGCCGGCCGCGGCTTTGCCCACGCCTCGCGGGCCCCCGCCAGCGCGCTCGCCGCGTCCGGCTTCGCGGCGGCCGCGATCGTGCTGCTGTTCTTCCGCACCGAGTCGCTCAACCGCCGACGCCGCCGGGCGGAGACGCGGCGTCAGGCGGTCGAGGCGCAGGCCCGCCTGCTCGCGGCCGCCACGCAAGACACGCTCACCGGCCTGCTCAACCGCACCGCCTTCACCGAGCGGCTGGAAGCCGCCGTCGAGGCGGCGCCCTGGCGGCCGCACCAGCACCACGCGGTGCTCTTCCTGGACTTCGACCGCTTCAAGGAGGTGAACGACACCCTCGGCCACGCCGCCGGCGATGCCCTGCTGGCCTCTATTGCCCAGCGGCTCGAGGCCGGTCTGCGGCACGACGACGCCGCCACCGCCGGCCGCATCGGCGGCGACGAGTTCGTCGTGCTGCTCGAGGGCCTCCGCTGCCCCGACGACGCCGTCGCCGTCGCCGAGCGGCTGCTGGACGACCTCGCGCACCCGCACGAGATCCGGGCCGGCACCGTCGTCTCCACCGCCAGCATCGGCGTCGCCGTCGGCGGGCCCGGCGTCGACGACGCGCCGTCGCTCCTGTCCGCCGCCGACGCCGCGATGTACGCCGCCAAGCGGGCCGGCCGCTCCGCCGTCCGCGTGCACGAGCCCGCCGGCGCCGCGCCGCGGTGGGGGCGGCTCGCCGCCTGA
- a CDS encoding protein adenylyltransferase SelO family protein translates to MSWTSPYDALPDAMRTAWAPEGPADGHTPRLVFWNAPLAAELGLEADAAVWSGGRVPEDAAPAALAYAGHQFGSLAMLGDGRAVLLGGRRLAGREADVQLKGSGPTPYGRGGDGRAALGPMLREALFSESMHALGVPTTRTLAVATTGREASRPGLPPAWTGGGAVLTRVAASHLRVGTFVLAAHHGPAVLGGVLRLAAARHDPDLLAGDASEPELADAFLRRVIARQAALVAGWMSLGFVHGVLNTDNVAVSGETIDYGPCAFVGRFSPEAVFSSIDRRGRYAYGNQPGITAWNLARLAEALLPLLGDDEGAQIAAAEDALACFGPAYGAALDRAAAAKLGGVADAATLYAELLALMAEERLDFTGTFRHLSGDAAAPAPAGGGFAAWAARWRDRFGSPEAVAGAQARMRRVNPATVPRSAHAEAALGAANAGDEAPFLGLLGACQKPFERDAAWSAVPAVDLPVPPTFCGT, encoded by the coding sequence ATGAGCTGGACCTCGCCCTACGACGCTTTGCCCGACGCGATGCGGACCGCTTGGGCGCCGGAGGGACCCGCCGACGGCCACACGCCGCGGCTGGTGTTCTGGAACGCGCCGCTGGCGGCGGAGCTGGGGCTCGAAGCGGATGCCGCGGTCTGGTCGGGCGGCCGCGTGCCGGAGGACGCGGCGCCGGCCGCGCTCGCCTACGCCGGCCACCAGTTCGGCAGCCTCGCGATGCTCGGCGACGGGCGGGCGGTGCTGCTCGGCGGGCGGCGGCTCGCCGGCCGCGAGGCGGACGTGCAGCTCAAGGGCTCGGGTCCGACGCCTTATGGCCGCGGCGGTGACGGCCGCGCGGCGCTGGGGCCGATGCTGCGGGAGGCGCTCTTCAGCGAGTCGATGCACGCGCTGGGCGTGCCCACCACGCGGACGCTCGCGGTGGCGACCACCGGGCGGGAGGCGAGCCGGCCGGGCCTGCCGCCGGCCTGGACGGGCGGAGGCGCCGTGCTCACCCGCGTCGCCGCCAGCCACCTGCGGGTCGGCACCTTCGTGCTCGCGGCGCACCACGGGCCCGCCGTCCTCGGCGGCGTTCTGCGGCTCGCCGCGGCCCGGCACGACCCGGACCTGCTCGCGGGGGATGCCTCGGAGCCGGAACTGGCGGACGCCTTCCTGCGGCGCGTGATCGCACGCCAAGCCGCCCTCGTTGCCGGTTGGATGTCGCTGGGCTTCGTGCACGGCGTGCTCAACACCGACAACGTGGCGGTGAGCGGCGAGACGATCGACTACGGCCCCTGCGCCTTCGTCGGCCGCTTCTCGCCCGAGGCGGTGTTCAGCAGCATCGACCGGCGCGGCCGGTACGCGTACGGCAACCAGCCGGGCATCACCGCCTGGAACCTGGCGCGGCTGGCCGAGGCGTTGCTCCCGCTGCTCGGCGACGACGAGGGGGCGCAGATCGCCGCCGCCGAGGACGCGCTCGCGTGTTTCGGCCCGGCGTACGGGGCCGCGCTGGACCGCGCCGCCGCCGCAAAGCTCGGCGGCGTCGCCGACGCCGCGACGCTCTACGCGGAGCTGCTGGCGCTGATGGCGGAGGAGCGCCTCGACTTCACGGGCACCTTCCGCCACCTCTCCGGCGACGCCGCCGCGCCGGCGCCCGCGGGCGGCGGCTTCGCGGCGTGGGCCGCCCGCTGGCGGGACCGCTTCGGGAGCCCGGAAGCGGTCGCCGGCGCGCAGGCCCGGATGCGGCGGGTGAACCCGGCAACGGTCCCCCGCAGCGCCCACGCCGAGGCGGCGCTCGGCGCCGCGAACGCCGGGGACGAGGCGCCCTTCCTCGGCCTGCTCGGGGCCTGCCAGAAGCCCTTCGAGCGGGACGCCGCGTGGTCCGCGGTGCCGGCGGTGGACCTGCCCGTTCCCCCGACGTTCTGCGGCACCTGA
- a CDS encoding tetratricopeptide repeat protein, with amino-acid sequence MPPVFPSADDSARLLRLARPGLALADASRLAREVRTGFDEAQLVLLLDAADPATRSVALLVLGFSGSPGRESSVAAGLRDADGGVRGSAEHALWAMWLRGNGGPGHDAFRAGLDASAADRPDEAADRFEEAAAADPSFAEAHHQLALLRADGGRLAEAASAFAAAADSNPLHFAALAGAGHVAVRSGDLEAARRFYRRTLGIHPHAEGVAEAVAGISETLRRRARTHAN; translated from the coding sequence ATGCCTCCTGTTTTTCCCTCCGCTGACGACTCCGCCCGCCTCCTGCGGCTCGCGCGTCCCGGCCTCGCGCTGGCCGACGCGTCGCGCCTGGCGCGGGAGGTCCGCACCGGCTTCGACGAGGCCCAGCTGGTCCTCCTGCTCGACGCGGCCGACCCCGCGACGCGCTCCGTGGCGCTCCTCGTGCTGGGCTTCAGCGGGTCGCCGGGTCGGGAGAGCTCGGTCGCCGCGGGCCTGCGGGACGCGGACGGCGGGGTCCGCGGGAGCGCCGAGCACGCGCTGTGGGCGATGTGGCTGCGTGGCAACGGGGGCCCCGGGCACGACGCCTTCCGCGCCGGGCTCGACGCCTCCGCGGCCGACCGGCCGGACGAAGCCGCCGACCGCTTCGAGGAAGCGGCGGCCGCCGATCCGTCCTTCGCCGAGGCCCATCACCAGCTCGCGCTGCTCCGCGCCGACGGCGGGCGTCTCGCCGAGGCGGCTTCGGCCTTCGCCGCCGCGGCGGATTCGAACCCGCTGCACTTCGCGGCGTTGGCCGGCGCCGGCCACGTGGCCGTCCGGTCCGGCGACCTCGAGGCGGCGCGGCGCTTCTACCGCCGCACGCTGGGGATTCACCCGCACGCCGAGGGCGTCGCCGAAGCGGTCGCGGGCATCTCCGAGACGCTGCGTCGGCGGGCCCGCACCCACGCCAACTAG
- a CDS encoding PilZ domain-containing protein — MLRLHPAHPTPAPAAPTRRERRRFRRSALSERVRVVAGGRSASAELIDGSAGGLFLRVEGSQRPTAGSELEVGFGAGSYGGPARTEERRRARVIRCLSHGDTHYLALRFHTPDALRIGATRLG; from the coding sequence ATGCTCCGCCTCCACCCCGCCCACCCAACCCCCGCTCCCGCGGCACCGACGCGGCGGGAGCGTCGCCGCTTCCGCCGGAGCGCCCTCTCGGAGCGGGTACGCGTGGTCGCCGGGGGCCGATCCGCCTCGGCGGAGCTGATCGACGGCTCCGCCGGCGGCCTCTTCCTCCGCGTGGAGGGCTCGCAGCGCCCCACGGCCGGCTCCGAGCTGGAGGTGGGCTTTGGCGCGGGCTCGTACGGCGGACCGGCAAGGACCGAGGAGCGCCGCCGGGCCCGCGTGATCCGCTGCCTCAGCCACGGCGACACGCACTACCTCGCGCTGCGGTTCCACACGCCCGACGCGTTGCGCATCGGCGCGACGCGGCTGGGCTGA
- a CDS encoding glycosyltransferase family 2 protein, giving the protein MEAPACPEPDLAPLPPEAERAMPEPPATPTWAEGVQPAEDAAGPPPDVSVLMPVHNGEAFLAEVLASVLGQRGCRFELVAIDDASSDGTTAMLRAAAEADPRVRVLRFDRNVDICHGLNAGMSVARSPWIARCDADDVMLPGRLASQLAFAGSTGAVAMGAFVELIDRRGRRLRDLEVPLTHEEIEGGLLRGVCTLQHTAMLFHRETAMRLGGYDPAFASAEDLHLWLRMAEVGRLANQPEVLQRYRYFSESMSGSRREEQFENTKRAALEACARRGISPVSVPREHWRPAQDRNSRYEALLQMGWWASTSGERRTGFSYACACLKQRPADRRAWALLRSALCPGGPPAAPKQPIPTPTRKALAVGGA; this is encoded by the coding sequence ATGGAAGCACCCGCCTGCCCAGAACCCGACCTCGCGCCCCTCCCTCCCGAGGCGGAGCGTGCGATGCCGGAGCCGCCCGCCACGCCGACCTGGGCCGAGGGGGTCCAGCCCGCCGAGGACGCGGCGGGGCCTCCCCCGGACGTCTCGGTCCTCATGCCGGTCCACAACGGGGAAGCGTTTCTCGCCGAGGTCCTCGCCAGCGTCCTCGGCCAGCGGGGCTGCCGCTTCGAGCTGGTGGCGATCGACGACGCCTCCAGCGACGGCACCACCGCGATGCTGCGGGCGGCCGCCGAGGCGGACCCGCGCGTGCGGGTGCTCCGCTTCGACCGCAACGTCGACATCTGCCACGGTCTCAACGCCGGGATGAGCGTTGCCCGCTCGCCGTGGATCGCCCGCTGCGACGCCGACGACGTGATGCTGCCGGGCCGCTTGGCCAGCCAGCTGGCCTTCGCGGGGTCCACCGGGGCCGTGGCGATGGGGGCCTTCGTCGAGCTGATCGACCGCCGCGGGCGGCGCCTGCGCGACCTGGAGGTCCCGCTCACGCACGAGGAGATCGAGGGCGGTCTGCTCCGCGGGGTCTGCACGCTGCAGCACACCGCGATGCTCTTCCACCGCGAGACGGCGATGCGGCTCGGCGGCTACGACCCCGCGTTCGCGTCGGCGGAAGACCTGCACCTGTGGCTGCGGATGGCGGAGGTCGGGCGGCTGGCGAACCAGCCCGAGGTGCTGCAGCGCTACCGCTACTTCAGCGAGTCGATGAGCGGCTCGCGGCGGGAAGAGCAGTTCGAGAACACCAAGCGGGCGGCGCTGGAGGCCTGCGCCCGCCGGGGCATCTCGCCGGTGTCGGTGCCGCGGGAGCACTGGCGGCCGGCCCAGGACCGCAACTCCCGCTACGAGGCGCTGCTGCAGATGGGCTGGTGGGCCAGCACCTCCGGCGAGCGGCGCACGGGCTTCTCCTACGCCTGCGCGTGCCTCAAGCAGCGGCCGGCGGACCGGCGGGCGTGGGCGTTGCTCCGCTCGGCGCTGTGCCCGGGGGGGCCGCCGGCCGCCCCGAAGCAGCCGATCCCGACGCCGACGCGTAAGGCGCTGGCGGTCGGCGGCGCCTGA